In bacterium, the DNA window AAGGTGACAGTCTGTGCGGTAGAATCCGGCTTCATGAAGGGGCCCTTGTTGAGGGGAAACGGGTGTCGCAACACGTTTCTACCGCAACTGGGGCCTTCTTCAATTCAGGAACGCGACTTCTTCATGAATTATTCGGGCTAGCGGCGTGGCCCGTGGGCCTCGCTTCAGAGTTGAGCGCTCGAGGCCACGCTTCGCATCAAGGTGGGCAGCGGTCGCGGCGTCGCCTTGCCCCGTTCGCACCAGTCGCGGATCGCCTGGAGGTAGGTGGAAGCGAGATCCGTCGCGAAGCGTCGAACCGCGAACCGGTCCAGGCAGCCACCCACCAGGGGCATCTGATTGTCGGTCGCGACGTGCATGACCAGGCGAGTTCCGCGGCGATTCTCGGAGGAACGCGTGAGTGTGAAGGTCTGGGAGAAATGGAAGAGCCCGAGAGCGACATCCGATTCGAGGCGCGACGGTGGCTCCACGTGGATCGGTGTCTCGATCAGCTCTACCGGAAGCTCGTGCAGGCGACACATCCAGCGAAAGCGGCGCCCGGCCGTCGGATAGGAAGCGTCGGGCGAGCGCGCTGCAACCACGCCCGGACGCCAATGGGCAATCTGTCGGGGATCCGAAAGGGCCGCCCACACAAAGGAAGGCTCAGCCTGGATCTCAGCGCCCATCACCAGTTTGATCACGCGTTTTCGACCAACCCTGCTTCGAACCTCTTCCGGGGCAATTTGCCCGGATCCTTCAGCGGTCATTCCGACGCGGGGCCTCCAGACGGAGGGGGGTTGGCCACGTGTCACCAGGAAGCGTAACCGGGAGCCGGCCGGGATCAAGTTCGGAAAAGCCCTTTCATTCGAGTGAGAGCTTCGCCTATGTCCGCAGCCGAGACGTCGAGGTGGGTCACGGCCCGAAGACGCGTCGCATCGAAGCGCCCGATCTTCACTCCGCATGAGGCCGCGGCGGACACGAAAGCGTCGAGATCCTCCACCCGAAACATCACGATGTTCGTCTCTGGCGCCGTCACCTCTGCGCCCAGCTCCGCCAGCCCCTCTGCCAGCCGGGAGGCGTTGGTGTGATCCTCGACCAGGCGCTCGACATGGTGTTCCAGGGCATAGAGGCCCGCAGCCGCGAGCATGCCGGCCTGGCGCATGCCCCCGCCGAGCATCTTCCGGATACGCAGCAGCGCTCCGAGCCGGTGCTCATTCGTCGCCACGACCGATCCGACGGGAGCCCCCAGCCCTTTGGAGAGACATACGGAGACCGTGTCGAAGGGAGCGGCCAACTCGGCTGCCGGCCGCCCGCTTGCAACGGCCGCGTTGAACAAGCGGGCGCCGTCAAGATGAAGGGACAGGCCACGCTTCCGAGCGAGCGAAACGATCGCATCCAAGTGGTCTGCCGGAAACACGCGGCCACCCGCGGCGTTGTGGGTATTTTCGATCGCGACGACGCTAGCCGGAGCGAAATGGGGATCATCCGGCGGCAGGGCGGCGCGCAGCTGGGCCGCGTCGAAGTGGCCTTCGTCGCCAAGACGTTCGACGTGAAGCCCTGACAAGCCCGCCGCAGCACCCGCCTCGAAGCGCTGGATATGGCAATCCTTCGAGCCGAGAACCAGATCGCCAGCACGGGTCAGGAGCCGCAGGCACGCCTGGTTTGCCATCGTGCCCGAGGGAAAGAACATCGCTCGCTCTTTTCCAAGCATTTTCGCGAGGCGCTCTTCGAGGCGCTGCACCGTCGGGTCTTCGCCGTATACATCGTCGCCGAGGTCAGCCTGCGCCATGGCGTCGCGCATTCCGGAGGTTGGGAGAGTGACGGTATCGCTGCGGAGATCGATGGCTCTCGAGGTCACAGGTTCGCTCCAAAGCGCAGGGTTCGCGCGGGTTCGAGGGTACACTGGCCGTCATGGACGATGCCCGCCAACAGTTGGCCGATGAATGGCTCCGCAGCACGCGTGTCGTCGTGCTGACTGGCGCTGGCATTTCGACTGCATCCGGCATCCCGGATTTTCGCTCGCCGGGCGGACGTTGGTCCAACTACCAACCCATTCCGATTCAGGACTTCATGGCAGACCAGGCCAGTCGCGAGGCCTACTGGCGCTACAAGGGAGAGACCTGGCAGGTGATCCAGGCGGCCGAGCCCAATCCTGCTCACCACGCGCTCGTGCAGCTGGCGGCGCACGATCACCTGGACTTGCTGGTGACCCAGAACGTCGACGGCCTTCACGTCCGCAGCGGTTTCCCAGTCGATCGTCTGATTCACATCCACGGTACCGACGCTGAGGTGGGTTGCCTCGCCTGTGGGAGGCGTGAGCCACGAGAGGCCTCGCAACAGGCCTGGGAGGCGGGCGAAGCCGTCCCGAAGTGTCGATGTGGCGAGCCCTGGAAGCCGGCGACGATCTCGTTCGGTCAGAGCCTGGTTTCAGCAGATCTGGAGCGCTCGTTTTCGGCGGCTCGCGACTGCGATCTCTTCGTCGCGATCGGGACCTCGCTGGTGGTCAGCCCCATCAATGAGATGCTTCCTCGGGCCCTGGATGTCGGCGCAAAGGTCGCCATTCTGACGGCGTCGGAAACACCCTTCGACGGGGTGGCGACCTGGCGATTCTCGGACCCGTTGGAGGTGATCCTGCCGGATCTCGTCGCGCGGATGGACCCGGATTCCTGAAGACAGCTGCCCTGCATCCCTGCGAGTGGGCCTGGCTCGTCTACGTTGCATCCAGGAATCGGATTGCCGCCGCGAGCACCGCCGCAGGTTGATCCACGTGGACGTGATGCCCCGCGTCTGCGATTTCGATGAACTCGCAGTCCGGGATCTTTCCGGCGATGTCGGCGGCGCCTTCCGAGGTGAGCAGGTTGCTATCCGCGCCTCGCAACAGCAGGGTCCGGCACGCCACGGCCGAAAGGTCCGGGGGGCGACGTCCTGGTACGCCGAACCAACGGGGATCGAATTTGAAGCCGAACCGACCATCGGGTTCGACACAAATCGAGTGCGCGGCGATCGCCCGCCGCAGCTCCGGCGCCGCGTGGGCCGCGCCGGGCAGGAAGCGGAACTTGTCGATCGCCTGCTCGCGGGAGGTGTAGGTTCGACGAAGCGTCAGTGCCAGACGGGTGGCGCGCTGGCGGCTCGCCGAGGCGCCTCGGGCCAGATCGATCAGGACCAGCGCCGGTGTCCTACGAGGCTGCGCCGCGTGCCAAAGGGCCACATGCGCGCCCATGGAGTGGCCCATCAGAATCGCCCCCGGCTCGTCCAGATGCTCCAAAAGGGCCTCCAGATCGTCCGAAAAGGCACCTGGGGCATGTTCCGCCGGGAAATCCGAGTCTCCGTGCCCGCGAAAATCGAGAGCCACGACGTGGAAACTCCGGGCGAGGGTGGGTGCCAGATGATCCCACCAATGGGCGTTTGCGCCCGCACCATGGAGCAGCACGAGACAAGGCGCGCCGGGTTCTCCTCGGTGAATGGCATGCAGCTGGAGGCCGGCCAAACCGTCGGTCGTAAAGAGTTCTTCTCGTGTTTCGGCTTCGGTCTCGGCGGGGTTTCCGGCGTTCGACATGGCCGCGCAACGTATCGCAGTGGGCGCCGGCGGAAAGACCCTCGGAAACAGCCCCCAGAGCCCGATCTGGGCAGTTTTTTCTTTGACTCCGTCGGCGGAACGCTTACCATCCCCAGCCTCGAACCGGGGCGTGCAGTGCGTCACGGGGGGGAACACGACCGGGCAGCCGTCATTGCTCGCCCGGCATGGGAGGTTCATTCAGATGGCAGCACGTAGGAAGAAGGCGGCTCGCAAGCCGGTCGAACTCATCATTTCCAAGGCCCGCACCAAGGCGGCCGTGAAGAAGTGCAATGTCGGAGGCGAGTTCTACGGCGCTCTCGACGCGAAGGTGCGTGAGCTGATCAAGGACGCTGAGGCCCGCGCGATCGGCAACAAGCGCAAGACCCTGAAGGCCGTCGACCTCTAGACGACCGGCTGAACACAAAGGAGCCCGCGGGTCATTGTCCCGCGGGCTCTCTTGTTTCTAGGCCTCGGTGTCTGTTTCGCCTTCTTCGGCCTCTGGCTCGTTCTCGAGATGAAGAGGCGGTTCCGCTCGGCCTGCAGCGCGTTCGAGGTTGAAACCGACGCGAAACAACCGGTCCTGGGTCACGCGGCGCAGGGCGTCTGGCGCCGCCAGGTGGTGCTCGCCACACAGGAAATCGAGCCCCAGGCTCGCGAAGCGTGCCGCCTTCGCCAGAGATGCGGGCAGTGTCTCTGCATCGCCGAGAGGGAGGTCATCCGCCACCGCCACCCGGTTGGCCAGGGAAAGGAACTCGAGCAGCCGGGTTCTGCGCTCTTCATCGGGCAGGCCTGCGAAGGCTCGGAACAGGCTGTAGTCGGTCTCTGCGGTGACCGGGAAGCTCGGCATCCATACCGGCATCGGATAATCCTCGAGCTCGAAACTGCGCGTCTCTTCCGAAATCCGGTCGACATGGGTTTCGCTCAGGAACGCGTAGATTCCCTTGGCCCGGTCGAGGGGCGGGAAACCCAGATCCTCGAGCCGCCCGCCGCGCCAACGTCTCGCCCATTCCTCGGTCTCCGTGGGGAGTTCCCAGATCACCGCCTGGAGCAGCCTGAAGTAGAGCCAGTAGCTTTCCTGGAAGAGAACCC includes these proteins:
- a CDS encoding SRPBCC family protein, encoding MTAEGSGQIAPEEVRSRVGRKRVIKLVMGAEIQAEPSFVWAALSDPRQIAHWRPGVVAARSPDASYPTAGRRFRWMCRLHELPVELIETPIHVEPPSRLESDVALGLFHFSQTFTLTRSSENRRGTRLVMHVATDNQMPLVGGCLDRFAVRRFATDLASTYLQAIRDWCERGKATPRPLPTLMRSVASSAQL
- a CDS encoding aminotransferase class I/II-fold pyridoxal phosphate-dependent enzyme, giving the protein MRDAMAQADLGDDVYGEDPTVQRLEERLAKMLGKERAMFFPSGTMANQACLRLLTRAGDLVLGSKDCHIQRFEAGAAAGLSGLHVERLGDEGHFDAAQLRAALPPDDPHFAPASVVAIENTHNAAGGRVFPADHLDAIVSLARKRGLSLHLDGARLFNAAVASGRPAAELAAPFDTVSVCLSKGLGAPVGSVVATNEHRLGALLRIRKMLGGGMRQAGMLAAAGLYALEHHVERLVEDHTNASRLAEGLAELGAEVTAPETNIVMFRVEDLDAFVSAAASCGVKIGRFDATRLRAVTHLDVSAADIGEALTRMKGLFRT
- a CDS encoding alpha/beta hydrolase, which encodes MSNAGNPAETEAETREELFTTDGLAGLQLHAIHRGEPGAPCLVLLHGAGANAHWWDHLAPTLARSFHVVALDFRGHGDSDFPAEHAPGAFSDDLEALLEHLDEPGAILMGHSMGAHVALWHAAQPRRTPALVLIDLARGASASRQRATRLALTLRRTYTSREQAIDKFRFLPGAAHAAPELRRAIAAHSICVEPDGRFGFKFDPRWFGVPGRRPPDLSAVACRTLLLRGADSNLLTSEGAADIAGKIPDCEFIEIADAGHHVHVDQPAAVLAAAIRFLDAT
- a CDS encoding DUF1931 domain-containing protein; its protein translation is MISKARTKAAVKKCNVGGEFYGALDAKVRELIKDAEARAIGNKRKTLKAVDL